A window of the Desulfobacula toluolica Tol2 genome harbors these coding sequences:
- a CDS encoding class I adenylate cyclase encodes MEKNRFAFSNYNMVRMREAVRNLSTKKLEIFIKIPFLLHINSPGYPGFIETRVPAHGIWNFEQSGFYNEIIKAKIFPKSIIENNQIDSPAILGFYHIGSIGTFTQSIGSDFDYWIIIDKKKFSKERYDALEKKLDAILRYCRESYDQKVSFFIMDQREIKNNCYAPFKGEETLTVPKIFLKEEFYRTFLMIAGKIPVWSVLPGKKDLEKTGIWNSDGLTAQILSMYDDLIDLGQITSIPIEDVLKGFLWHICKSKADPIKAVIKATMIFCYGFSQKLPQTLLCEKIKQGYSTAGIDDYGVDPYKALFDQILEFHDIEDPKGLSLIKNAVFFRLCEYPDVKLPDKNTPKRYLLDKYILRWKLNKNQVKKLLSYSNWSESEKLVLEKTYINRLAQMYNYAIRRIGKINNRFDSRTEKRNWIILRNKTKERLRKSADKICECSTYLKRRHILCLDIIKKTNLWEVNFQTQTGQRMDKIYKHSNFLGVLGWILENQLYRRQTASISLHTNFLLFESSDTAITADTLYMAFQPLKPLSDSCYDHDASWSKMMILLFYDTPGIIKAEFLISNNWGELFLDSIEFALTNNRQVQCSQMANLMLKYSDENLRLFIFQFSDTHDPDIVCQLKKAYYELACPDSAAMSIKKKPYLDRL; translated from the coding sequence ATTGAGAAAAACCGCTTTGCTTTTTCCAATTATAACATGGTCAGAATGCGGGAGGCTGTTCGTAATTTAAGCACAAAAAAGTTAGAGATTTTTATAAAAATACCGTTTTTGCTGCACATTAATTCTCCAGGATACCCGGGATTTATCGAGACAAGGGTTCCAGCTCACGGTATCTGGAATTTTGAGCAATCCGGGTTCTATAATGAGATCATAAAAGCAAAAATTTTTCCAAAATCAATCATTGAAAATAATCAGATTGATAGCCCGGCAATTCTTGGATTTTATCATATCGGAAGCATCGGCACCTTTACACAGTCAATTGGCTCGGATTTTGATTATTGGATCATCATAGATAAAAAAAAGTTTTCTAAAGAACGCTATGACGCCCTTGAAAAAAAACTTGATGCCATATTGAGATACTGCAGGGAATCATATGATCAAAAAGTAAGCTTTTTTATAATGGATCAAAGGGAAATTAAAAACAATTGTTATGCTCCGTTTAAGGGTGAAGAAACGCTTACCGTACCCAAGATATTTTTAAAGGAAGAGTTTTACAGAACATTTTTGATGATTGCCGGCAAAATTCCTGTCTGGTCTGTTTTGCCCGGAAAAAAGGATTTGGAAAAAACGGGTATATGGAATTCGGATGGCTTAACCGCACAGATTTTATCCATGTATGATGATTTGATTGATCTTGGACAGATAACTTCCATTCCCATTGAAGATGTCTTAAAAGGATTTTTGTGGCATATTTGTAAGTCCAAAGCTGATCCGATTAAAGCCGTTATCAAAGCCACAATGATTTTTTGTTATGGGTTCAGCCAAAAGTTACCCCAAACTTTATTGTGTGAAAAAATAAAACAGGGATATTCAACAGCCGGGATTGACGATTATGGAGTTGATCCTTACAAGGCTCTCTTTGATCAAATCCTTGAATTTCATGACATTGAAGATCCCAAAGGACTTTCTTTGATAAAAAATGCTGTTTTCTTCAGGTTGTGCGAGTATCCTGATGTAAAACTTCCTGATAAAAATACTCCCAAAAGGTATTTGCTGGATAAATATATCCTCAGATGGAAGTTGAATAAAAATCAGGTAAAAAAGCTGTTATCGTATTCAAACTGGTCAGAGTCGGAAAAACTGGTTCTGGAAAAAACATATATTAACAGGCTTGCCCAGATGTATAATTATGCTATTCGGAGAATAGGCAAGATAAATAATCGTTTTGACAGCAGAACTGAAAAAAGAAACTGGATTATTTTAAGAAATAAAACAAAAGAGAGACTGCGAAAAAGTGCTGATAAAATTTGTGAATGTTCAACCTATTTAAAGCGAAGACATATTTTGTGCCTGGATATCATAAAAAAAACAAATTTATGGGAAGTTAATTTTCAAACTCAAACCGGTCAAAGAATGGATAAGATTTATAAGCATTCCAATTTCTTAGGAGTTCTTGGGTGGATTTTAGAAAATCAGCTTTACCGGCGACAAACAGCATCCATAAGCCTTCATACAAATTTTTTGCTGTTTGAATCATCTGATACTGCCATTACTGCAGATACGCTATATATGGCATTTCAGCCCTTAAAGCCCTTGTCGGATTCTTGCTATGATCATGATGCATCATGGTCAAAAATGATGATTCTTTTATTCTATGATACTCCCGGTATCATTAAGGCTGAGTTTCTGATTTCCAATAATTGGGGTGAGTTATTTCTTGACAGTATCGAGTTTGCACTAACAAACAACAGGCAGGTGCAATGCAGCCAAATGGCAAATCTCATGTTAAAGTACTCAGATGAAAATTTAAGATTGTTTATTTTTCAATTTTCCGATACCCATGATCCTGATATTGTTTGTCAGCTTAAAAAAGCATATTATGAACTGGCTTGCCCGGACAGTGCTGCCATGAGCATAAAGAAAAAACCATATTTAGACAGATTGTAG
- a CDS encoding 16S rRNA (uracil(1498)-N(3))-methyltransferase: protein MNLVLLGNEDFIDKNYVVIQGRRFKHLISVNKVAKNDRLACGLLNDKIGTGLITKISRDFLEMKIHLDTDPPKPLPLTLLLALPRPKMLKRIIESVTSMGVKQIYLINSWRVEKSFWQSPWLNEDHLRKQMVLGLEQSRDTVLPQIHQKRFFTRFVNEELPLISKNTLCMTAHPKTPTLCPSGVNKAITLAVGPEGGFIDIEVQTLEKQGFFSCHIGQRILKVETAVTYLISRLYS, encoded by the coding sequence ATGAATCTTGTTCTGTTGGGAAATGAGGATTTTATTGACAAGAATTATGTCGTTATTCAAGGAAGACGTTTTAAGCATCTCATATCGGTAAACAAGGTTGCAAAAAATGATCGGCTGGCGTGCGGACTTTTAAATGATAAAATAGGTACTGGCCTGATAACAAAAATCTCCCGTGATTTTCTTGAGATGAAAATTCATCTTGATACTGACCCCCCAAAACCATTGCCGTTAACCCTTTTGTTAGCCCTTCCAAGGCCAAAAATGCTCAAACGGATCATCGAAAGCGTTACCAGTATGGGGGTCAAACAAATTTATCTGATCAATTCGTGGAGAGTGGAAAAAAGTTTCTGGCAAAGTCCATGGCTGAATGAAGATCATCTTAGAAAGCAGATGGTTCTGGGTCTGGAACAAAGCCGGGATACGGTATTGCCTCAAATTCATCAAAAACGATTTTTTACCCGGTTTGTAAATGAGGAACTGCCTTTGATTTCAAAAAACACCTTGTGTATGACGGCTCACCCTAAAACACCAACTCTCTGTCCGTCCGGTGTGAACAAGGCGATAACCCTTGCTGTTGGACCGGAAGGGGGATTTATCGATATTGAAGTGCAAACTCTGGAAAAACAAGGTTTTTTTTCCTGTCATATCGGACAAAGAATTTTAAAGGTTGAAACAGCGGTTACATATTTGATTTCTCGGCTGTATTCTTAA
- a CDS encoding tetratricopeptide repeat protein, translating to MEENKQILLVDDDRHKLQQLDTMIKTVGFNHVLLADDGDTAWGILKDRKIDCVIAAYEMKEISGLALLKIIRRDDSLFDTPFFLADNAFTKIKVIKAGQTGVTGLFVTPYDEKVILRKIPSALKKLKAPVVRKTENTVNQGIRLIEKKEYGKAIEVFTSVIKKKEIAPEIYFNIGYCKTLQGKHTEAIEAFSMATRLDKLFAKAYEEMGRVYKLMGDFAKAEECMHQAAEIYMDSDKIGAAEEVLNEVLESGTNSLNIFNTLGVLYRKKGEPQTALTQYKKALKVHPDEPYIYYNIGRLYLDIKDISAAKKNFQQALEKDPEFQEAKQVIKAIDLGMV from the coding sequence ATGGAAGAAAATAAGCAGATTTTATTAGTTGATGATGACAGGCACAAATTGCAGCAACTGGACACAATGATAAAAACAGTTGGGTTTAATCATGTACTATTGGCTGATGACGGGGATACTGCATGGGGTATTTTGAAAGACAGAAAAATTGATTGTGTAATTGCAGCTTATGAAATGAAAGAAATTTCCGGTCTTGCATTGCTTAAGATTATCAGACGGGATGACAGCCTTTTTGATACTCCGTTTTTTCTGGCAGACAATGCATTTACAAAAATTAAAGTTATAAAAGCAGGGCAGACAGGTGTAACAGGTCTTTTTGTGACACCTTATGATGAAAAAGTGATACTCCGTAAAATACCGTCTGCCCTTAAAAAGCTTAAAGCACCTGTGGTCCGAAAAACTGAAAATACAGTCAATCAAGGCATCCGATTAATAGAAAAAAAAGAATATGGTAAGGCGATAGAAGTTTTTACCTCAGTTATCAAAAAAAAAGAAATTGCTCCTGAAATCTATTTTAATATCGGGTATTGTAAAACATTACAGGGTAAGCATACGGAAGCAATTGAAGCTTTTTCCATGGCAACACGCCTGGACAAACTTTTTGCCAAGGCTTATGAAGAGATGGGCCGGGTTTACAAGCTCATGGGGGATTTTGCAAAGGCAGAGGAGTGTATGCATCAGGCAGCTGAAATATATATGGATTCGGATAAAATAGGTGCTGCAGAAGAGGTACTCAATGAAGTTCTTGAATCCGGGACAAATTCACTTAATATATTCAATACTCTTGGTGTGTTATACAGAAAAAAAGGTGAACCACAAACTGCACTGACCCAATACAAAAAAGCCTTGAAAGTTCATCCGGATGAACCCTATATTTATTATAATATTGGTAGACTCTACCTGGATATTAAAGACATTTCAGCAGCAAAAAAAAATTTTCAGCAAGCCCTTGAAAAAGATCCTGAATTTCAGGAAGCAAAACAGGTTATAAAGGCCATTGACCTTGGGATGGTTTAA
- a CDS encoding HDOD domain-containing protein, with protein MTACATPHAGIELDVIDLSKENNQSVFQSNLNSSNGKINYKAFIKYILKKMLDNTSFLSFSAQIKNVNQILKMKYSSANDIANIILKDVALTIKLLKLVNSSFYGQFSHKGITSISEAMIILGTQEIKLAAASLKIYDHMQDLSNIKVLKIKTLRALQRSIIARQIALDEDLKDAEAIQISAMLYDFGEYLVALFSPEIFIKIELLVDEKHLTRDQASKSIIGISYGMLGRFMVSKWNLPESIIHSMKPVEDINVLKKDMTIEEFKRTICAFSNELCNINFSMGDSHIREKIIKISASYESRLQIPASKSVELLKMSQHKIMQHSSILKTNTKKD; from the coding sequence ATGACAGCTTGTGCAACACCTCATGCCGGTATTGAATTGGATGTAATTGATTTATCCAAAGAAAATAACCAGTCTGTTTTTCAAAGCAACTTAAACTCGAGCAACGGCAAAATAAATTATAAAGCCTTTATTAAATACATTTTAAAAAAAATGCTTGATAATACCTCGTTCTTATCATTTTCCGCTCAAATTAAAAATGTGAATCAAATATTAAAAATGAAGTACTCTTCCGCCAATGATATTGCCAATATTATTTTAAAGGATGTGGCACTTACAATCAAATTATTAAAGCTTGTAAATTCTTCATTTTATGGTCAATTTTCACACAAGGGGATTACATCAATTTCAGAAGCTATGATCATATTAGGAACACAAGAGATAAAACTTGCAGCGGCCAGCCTTAAAATTTATGACCATATGCAGGATCTTTCAAACATTAAAGTTTTAAAAATAAAAACACTCAGAGCCTTGCAACGAAGTATCATTGCCCGGCAAATAGCACTTGATGAAGATCTCAAAGATGCAGAAGCCATTCAAATCAGTGCCATGCTGTATGATTTTGGAGAATATCTGGTTGCCTTATTTTCACCAGAAATTTTTATCAAAATAGAACTGCTTGTAGACGAAAAGCACCTGACAAGGGATCAGGCTTCCAAATCCATCATTGGCATATCCTACGGCATGCTGGGAAGATTTATGGTATCAAAATGGAATTTGCCCGAGTCTATCATCCATTCCATGAAACCGGTTGAAGATATCAATGTTTTAAAAAAAGATATGACCATAGAGGAATTTAAACGCACTATCTGTGCATTCTCAAATGAATTGTGCAATATTAATTTTTCCATGGGAGATAGCCATATCAGAGAAAAAATAATCAAAATTTCAGCAAGTTATGAAAGCCGCCTTCAAATTCCGGCTTCAAAATCCGTTGAATTGTTAAAAATGTCACAGCATAAAATCATGCAGCATTCTTCCATTCTAAAAACGAATACGAAAAAAGATTAG
- the hemL gene encoding glutamate-1-semialdehyde 2,1-aminomutase, whose product MSTAKSENLFKQALDLIPGGVNSPVRACGSVGGRPVFIEKGNQSRVYDADANEYIDYVLSWGPLILGHRPPCVIKALKKVIETGTSFGAPTELETDLARLVVELVPSVEKIRMVNSGTEATMSAVRLARGYTGRDVIIKFDGCYHGHADTLLVAAGSGIATLNIPGSPGIPKSVISNTLSLKFNDIDGFVKIMEEKGDKVACVIVEPVAGNMGMVPPVKGFLETLREVTSKFGSLLIFDEVMTGFRVARGSAQGLFGITPDLSCFGKIIGGGLPVGAYGGRKEIMDHIAPVGTVYQAGTLSGNPLAMAAGIATLTELKKKGVYKALDDKTEKLMTGLQSAADDNNISLKTGHIGSMAGFFFTGEDVHNFDDAKKCDLEQFAKFYRIMLEKGVYLAPSQFEACFLSLAHSDDDIDKTIAAAQQAMAAL is encoded by the coding sequence ATGTCTACAGCAAAATCAGAAAACCTTTTTAAACAAGCTCTGGATTTAATACCGGGAGGGGTAAACTCCCCGGTAAGAGCTTGTGGATCTGTCGGTGGCCGGCCAGTGTTCATAGAAAAAGGAAACCAGAGCAGGGTTTATGATGCTGATGCAAATGAATATATTGATTATGTGCTTTCCTGGGGTCCTTTGATTTTAGGACACCGACCGCCTTGTGTTATCAAAGCCTTGAAAAAGGTAATTGAAACCGGGACCAGTTTTGGTGCGCCAACTGAACTTGAAACAGATCTTGCCCGTCTTGTGGTAGAACTTGTGCCTTCTGTGGAAAAAATAAGAATGGTTAATTCAGGCACGGAAGCAACCATGAGTGCGGTTCGTCTTGCCCGCGGATATACCGGCAGGGACGTAATTATAAAATTTGACGGCTGTTATCATGGTCATGCCGACACCCTTCTTGTAGCAGCAGGGTCCGGGATTGCAACACTGAATATCCCGGGAAGCCCCGGTATACCCAAGTCAGTTATTTCAAATACATTGTCTTTGAAATTCAATGACATTGATGGGTTTGTAAAAATAATGGAAGAAAAGGGAGACAAAGTTGCCTGCGTCATTGTTGAACCTGTTGCCGGTAATATGGGTATGGTGCCTCCTGTAAAAGGTTTTCTTGAAACCTTGCGGGAAGTTACATCAAAATTTGGGTCACTTCTTATCTTTGATGAGGTGATGACAGGATTCAGGGTTGCAAGAGGATCTGCCCAGGGTCTGTTTGGCATAACACCGGATCTGTCCTGCTTTGGAAAAATTATTGGCGGTGGCTTGCCTGTCGGGGCCTATGGCGGCCGCAAAGAGATAATGGATCATATCGCACCCGTGGGAACCGTGTACCAGGCAGGAACTCTTTCCGGCAATCCTCTGGCAATGGCAGCAGGAATTGCCACTTTGACGGAGCTTAAGAAAAAAGGTGTTTACAAAGCCCTGGATGATAAAACAGAAAAATTGATGACCGGTTTACAGTCTGCTGCGGACGATAACAACATCAGCTTGAAAACAGGCCATATCGGTTCCATGGCAGGATTCTTTTTTACAGGAGAAGATGTTCATAATTTTGATGATGCTAAAAAATGTGATTTGGAACAATTTGCAAAATTTTATCGGATCATGCTTGAAAAAGGGGTATACCTTGCACCATCACAATTTGAAGCCTGCTTTTTGTCCCTGGCCCATTCTGATGATGATATTGATAAGACCATTGCAGCTGCACAGCAGGCAATGGCAGCTTTGTAA
- the mpl gene encoding UDP-N-acetylmuramate:L-alanyl-gamma-D-glutamyl-meso-diaminopimelate ligase, translating to MVKKIHLIAACGTGMGTLACILKDMGYSISGSDQNVYPPMSDFLADKGVKLFEGYDEANLDHSPDLVVIGNAITRQNLEAQAVLKKKIPYISMPQAVNKFIAKDKKIILVTGTHGKTTTSSIMAHILFEAGMDPSFMIGGILKDFNSSFRIGNGEYMVIEGDEYDTAFFDKGPKFMHYDPDITIMTGIEFDHADIFTGIDHIKKVFSKFVKKNEKTSHIIAFDNNDNLNQILAASKASVETYGNKGQWSFSNHMQKTSKTFFDVQGPDKAICVETDLVGRHNLFNCLACIAAAHRIGINDQIVCRALKTFSGIKRRQEVRGIKHGITVMDDFAHHPTAVRETIKAVKPFYKDGRVIAVFEPRTNTSMRNVFQDIYPDSFLDADMVCVCEPGVKKNIPEKEKFSTRKLVADIETKGISAYHFENSDAVINFLKPELRSNDLVLIMSNGGFDNIHNKLLESIE from the coding sequence ATGGTAAAAAAAATACATTTGATTGCCGCCTGCGGCACCGGAATGGGAACCCTTGCCTGCATTTTAAAGGATATGGGATATTCAATATCAGGTTCCGACCAGAATGTTTATCCGCCCATGAGTGATTTTTTAGCAGACAAGGGGGTCAAGCTTTTTGAAGGATATGATGAGGCAAATCTGGATCATTCGCCTGATCTTGTGGTTATCGGCAATGCAATAACACGGCAAAATCTTGAAGCCCAGGCAGTATTAAAAAAAAAAATTCCCTATATATCAATGCCCCAGGCCGTGAATAAGTTTATTGCAAAGGATAAGAAAATCATTCTGGTGACGGGAACCCACGGGAAAACAACCACCTCGTCCATCATGGCTCATATTCTGTTTGAGGCGGGAATGGACCCGTCTTTTATGATCGGAGGTATTTTAAAGGATTTTAATTCAAGTTTCAGGATAGGAAATGGTGAGTATATGGTGATTGAGGGGGATGAATATGACACGGCTTTTTTTGATAAAGGGCCCAAGTTTATGCATTATGATCCCGACATAACCATCATGACAGGAATTGAATTTGATCATGCAGATATTTTTACAGGCATTGATCATATCAAGAAAGTTTTTTCAAAGTTTGTAAAAAAAAACGAAAAAACCAGTCATATCATCGCATTTGATAACAATGACAATTTAAATCAGATTCTTGCCGCTTCAAAAGCATCTGTTGAGACCTACGGAAATAAGGGTCAATGGTCTTTTTCAAATCATATGCAAAAAACATCAAAAACTTTTTTTGATGTTCAAGGGCCTGATAAAGCCATTTGTGTTGAAACAGACCTGGTTGGCCGGCATAACCTGTTTAATTGTCTTGCCTGCATTGCTGCAGCCCATAGGATCGGCATTAATGATCAAATCGTATGCCGTGCTTTGAAAACTTTTTCCGGCATCAAAAGACGACAGGAGGTTAGGGGCATAAAACACGGTATTACGGTAATGGATGATTTTGCCCATCACCCCACAGCAGTCAGAGAAACCATTAAGGCGGTAAAACCATTCTATAAAGACGGCAGGGTGATTGCAGTGTTTGAACCCAGAACAAACACAAGCATGCGAAATGTTTTTCAAGATATCTATCCTGATTCATTTTTGGATGCAGATATGGTGTGTGTTTGTGAGCCGGGAGTTAAAAAAAATATACCTGAAAAAGAAAAATTTTCCACCCGAAAACTTGTGGCAGACATAGAGACAAAGGGGATATCGGCATATCATTTTGAAAACAGTGATGCAGTTATAAATTTCTTGAAGCCTGAATTAAGAAGTAACGATCTTGTTTTAATCATGTCAAATGGCGGATTTGATAATATTCACAACAAATTACTTGAGTCTATTGAATGA
- a CDS encoding ABC-F family ATP-binding cassette domain-containing protein, with product MSLIFSLKNISKTYGDDTLFQSLSIDFKSNEQLGLIGMNGSGKSTLLKLIAGQTQPDTGELITKTGLRFIYLPQEDQLNPDQTVEQLLYDSIKDSTFDDKQRHKIVQKLLGKGKFVDPTMTSKQLSGGWKKKLAITRALCCKPDILLLDEPTNHLDINGILWLEDILKTADFSFIVVSHDRTFLENVCLNVMEIGRYYASGYFKIQGQYQKFEKERNKFLDAQQKKQISLAGKMRREDEWLRQGPKARSTKAKYRIEQAQKLRMELFALKDRNKNTAKVEIDFHATGRQTKKLLRAYNLKKNMDGKNLFSDLTFEIGPGFCLGVVGENGSGKSTFLSILEKKILPDDGKVEWAQDLKISVFDQTRSSLNPQHTLKQALNPGGSDSVNYKGRSIHVVTWAKRFLFMPDQLDMPVKSLSGGEKARIIIANIMLTPCDILLLDEPTNDLDILSLEVLEDSIRQFPGAVILVSHDRYLMDKVCHKILYLDTAAQARFFKDFQQIMNYRKSLTLVQKPEKVEKQEKNRQTKKKPANIAFSYKDKYELDHIEEKILEAEDEVEGLTAKIQNPEIISNPEKMKHYCSLLKQTQEQVQELYDRWEYLEEKKAGAD from the coding sequence ATGAGTCTAATTTTCAGCCTTAAAAACATTTCAAAAACCTATGGAGATGACACCCTTTTTCAGAGCCTGTCCATTGATTTTAAATCAAATGAACAGCTTGGGCTTATCGGAATGAACGGATCGGGTAAATCAACGCTGTTAAAACTCATTGCCGGTCAAACCCAACCCGACACTGGTGAGTTGATAACAAAAACAGGCTTAAGATTTATCTATCTGCCACAAGAAGATCAGCTTAATCCGGATCAGACAGTGGAACAACTCTTATACGACAGTATTAAAGACAGCACTTTTGATGATAAACAGCGCCATAAAATTGTTCAAAAATTATTGGGAAAAGGCAAATTTGTCGATCCGACCATGACGTCAAAACAATTGTCGGGCGGATGGAAAAAAAAATTAGCAATTACCAGGGCCCTTTGCTGTAAACCTGATATTCTTTTATTGGACGAACCAACCAATCATCTTGATATTAACGGTATTTTATGGCTGGAAGACATTTTAAAAACAGCTGATTTTTCATTTATCGTTGTCAGTCATGATCGAACCTTTCTTGAAAATGTATGTTTAAATGTGATGGAAATCGGCAGATATTATGCTTCCGGGTATTTTAAAATCCAGGGCCAGTATCAAAAATTTGAAAAAGAGAGAAATAAATTTTTAGATGCCCAACAAAAAAAACAGATCTCTTTAGCTGGCAAAATGAGACGAGAGGATGAATGGCTCAGACAAGGCCCCAAAGCCAGAAGCACCAAAGCAAAATATCGAATTGAACAGGCCCAAAAACTGAGAATGGAATTGTTTGCCTTAAAAGACAGGAATAAAAATACAGCCAAGGTGGAGATTGACTTTCACGCAACAGGCAGACAGACTAAAAAACTGTTACGGGCCTATAATCTGAAAAAAAACATGGATGGGAAAAATTTATTTTCTGATCTTACCTTTGAAATCGGTCCCGGATTTTGCCTTGGAGTTGTTGGAGAAAACGGCAGCGGAAAGTCTACGTTCTTATCCATCCTTGAAAAAAAAATCCTGCCTGATGATGGCAAGGTCGAATGGGCACAAGACCTGAAAATATCCGTATTTGATCAAACCCGTTCAAGTCTGAATCCCCAGCACACCTTGAAACAAGCCCTCAACCCAGGCGGCTCAGACAGTGTTAATTATAAAGGCCGGTCCATCCATGTGGTAACCTGGGCAAAGCGGTTCCTGTTTATGCCGGACCAGCTTGATATGCCGGTCAAAAGTCTTTCCGGCGGTGAAAAGGCAAGGATCATAATTGCCAATATCATGCTGACCCCTTGTGATATACTTCTTCTGGACGAACCCACCAATGATCTTGATATATTGTCCCTGGAAGTCCTTGAGGATAGCATACGGCAATTTCCAGGAGCGGTTATCCTCGTTTCCCATGACCGTTACCTTATGGACAAAGTCTGCCACAAAATTTTATATCTTGATACGGCTGCACAAGCCCGTTTTTTTAAAGATTTTCAACAAATTATGAATTACCGGAAAAGCCTAACCCTGGTTCAAAAACCTGAAAAAGTTGAAAAACAGGAAAAAAACAGACAAACAAAGAAAAAACCCGCAAACATTGCGTTTTCATATAAAGACAAATATGAGTTAGACCATATTGAAGAAAAAATTCTTGAGGCTGAAGATGAGGTTGAAGGCCTGACAGCTAAAATTCAAAATCCGGAAATTATCAGTAACCCGGAAAAAATGAAGCACTATTGTTCTTTGCTCAAACAGACACAAGAACAGGTTCAAGAGCTGTATGACAGATGGGAATATCTTGAAGAAAAAAAAGCTGGCGCTGATTGA
- a CDS encoding bacteriohemerythrin, translating to MIDIEKIEWDPKYSVDIEEIDVHQKKMFELFNQLIDMKKTKTDNKDCINMISDINEYSKFYFSSEERYLKKKGYPDFGAHAKAHRQFTKASITLRREISDDIGNLTGEVIKELRDWLIDHILTLDSLYIPFLRIDKYIEDSKRKN from the coding sequence ATGATTGATATTGAAAAAATAGAGTGGGACCCCAAATATAGCGTTGATATTGAAGAAATAGATGTGCATCAGAAAAAGATGTTTGAATTGTTCAACCAGTTGATTGACATGAAAAAAACAAAAACAGACAACAAAGACTGTATCAATATGATTTCCGATATAAACGAATACAGTAAATTTTATTTCAGTTCAGAAGAAAGATACTTGAAAAAAAAAGGATATCCTGACTTCGGAGCCCATGCAAAGGCACATCGCCAATTTACCAAGGCATCCATCACTTTGCGGCGAGAGATTTCCGACGATATTGGAAATTTAACAGGTGAGGTCATAAAAGAATTAAGAGACTGGTTGATAGATCATATCCTTACTTTGGATTCTTTGTATATTCCGTTTTTAAGAATTGATAAGTATATAGAAGACTCAAAACGTAAAAATTAA
- a CDS encoding cyclic nucleotide-binding domain-containing protein: MGNPFEKKIDYEKYVRYAQILEKTKWANEFSWDHIRTICLYIHPVSAKKGAVIFKEGQKEESLGIIVKGSIDIFKKNNDQIKKIARLKNSQTFGEMALLDGEPRSATGIAVEDSIIFFISKENLLDIAEDHPKLGFQILWKISKLISQHLRKTTGKLVDYMEK, translated from the coding sequence ATGGGTAACCCATTTGAAAAAAAAATTGATTATGAAAAATATGTAAGATATGCCCAGATACTTGAAAAAACAAAATGGGCCAATGAATTTTCCTGGGATCACATCCGTACAATTTGCCTTTATATCCATCCGGTAAGTGCAAAAAAAGGTGCGGTTATTTTCAAGGAAGGACAAAAAGAAGAAAGCCTTGGCATTATTGTTAAAGGATCAATTGATATCTTTAAGAAAAACAATGATCAAATTAAAAAGATAGCCAGACTTAAAAATTCACAAACATTTGGAGAAATGGCTCTGCTGGATGGTGAGCCTCGATCTGCAACAGGCATAGCAGTAGAAGATTCTATTATTTTTTTTATTTCAAAAGAAAATTTATTGGATATTGCCGAAGACCATCCCAAGTTAGGGTTTCAGATTTTATGGAAAATTTCAAAATTAATCAGTCAGCACCTGAGAAAAACCACAGGAAAATTAGTCGATTATATGGAAAAATAG